The nucleotide sequence ACCATCTGGGCGCTGTCATTGGCGAGCACACCTTTTTCAATGTGCACGCCGTCCTCGAGCCCGGTTCTCACATGTCCGCCGAGTGCTATTGCCACAGCTCC is from Syntrophorhabdales bacterium and encodes:
- a CDS encoding 3-keto-5-aminohexanoate cleavage protein; translation: GAVAIALGGHVRTGLEDGVHIEKGVLANDSAQMVAKIARISKEMGRDVATPREARRILNL